In one window of Polaromonas naphthalenivorans CJ2 DNA:
- a CDS encoding TetR/AcrR family transcriptional regulator: MAKKAPRRTAERILEVTLELFNRFGEPNVSTTLISAELGISPGNLYYHYPAKDELINSLFDRYEQALNELLNASDGVRHVEDAWFFMHTLFELIWQYRFLYRDLNDLLSKNRRLETHFQGVLKNKARAVRALLDGMGRAGAMTMDSREVEATATSMVVLLTYWLSFEYVRNPRHALEPAHAQSALLRGAHHVLSLLAPYLEPGERSHLQSLAAAYSSPASLPA; the protein is encoded by the coding sequence ATGGCGAAAAAAGCGCCGCGCCGCACCGCAGAACGTATTCTGGAGGTCACTCTGGAACTGTTCAACCGATTTGGCGAGCCCAATGTCTCCACCACGCTGATTTCCGCCGAACTCGGCATCAGCCCGGGCAACCTCTACTACCACTACCCCGCCAAGGACGAGTTGATCAACTCGCTGTTCGACCGCTATGAGCAGGCCCTGAACGAGCTGCTCAATGCCAGCGACGGTGTGCGCCATGTCGAAGATGCCTGGTTTTTCATGCACACGCTGTTTGAACTGATCTGGCAGTACCGCTTTTTGTACCGCGACCTGAACGATCTGCTGAGCAAGAACCGCCGGCTCGAAACCCATTTCCAGGGGGTGCTCAAGAACAAGGCCCGCGCCGTCAGGGCATTGCTCGACGGCATGGGCCGGGCCGGCGCCATGACGATGGACTCGCGCGAAGTCGAGGCGACGGCCACCAGCATGGTGGTGCTGCTGACCTACTGGCTGAGCTTTGAATATGTGCGCAATCCGCGCCATGCGCTGGAGCCGGCCCATGCGCAGTCCGCGCTGCTGCGCGGCGCGCACCACGTGCTGAGCCTGCTGGCGCCCTATCTGGAGCCGGGCGAGCGCAGCCATCTGCAGAGCCTGGCCGCCGCCTACAGCAGCCCGGCAAGCCTGCCGGCCTGA
- a CDS encoding aminopeptidase, which translates to MASRRLRRLLAAGLAAAGLTGCADLGYYWQSVNGHLTVMNAARPVKDWLDDARTPAPLKTRLALAQRIRRFAVTELQLPDNPSYHRYADLQRSAVVWNVVAAPEFSLTLKTWCFALAGCVGYRGYFSEPDARAEAAQLAAQGFETSVHGVPAYSTLGWMNWAGGDPLLSTFIRYPEGELARLVFHELAHQVAYAQDDTVFNESFATAVERLGVQRWLDARSSQSTDEARQAYAAFDARRQQFRALAQATRRELTAIYEPNKALVHVPPAQAALKMIAMQNFRERYAQLKASWDGYAGYDPWVARANNASFGAQAAYDELVPGFEALFEREGRDWPRFYGAVKRLAGMPKSERHALLEINHGPAIAGMAAAHAGQ; encoded by the coding sequence ATGGCATCGAGACGATTGAGGCGCCTGCTGGCCGCAGGCCTGGCGGCCGCCGGCCTAACCGGCTGCGCCGACCTGGGCTATTACTGGCAGTCGGTCAACGGCCACCTGACGGTGATGAACGCAGCCCGCCCGGTCAAGGACTGGCTGGACGATGCGCGCACCCCGGCGCCGCTGAAAACCCGGCTGGCCCTGGCGCAGCGCATCCGCCGCTTTGCCGTCACCGAACTGCAGCTGCCCGACAACCCGAGCTACCACCGCTATGCCGACCTGCAGCGCAGCGCCGTGGTCTGGAACGTGGTCGCCGCGCCCGAGTTCTCGCTGACGCTGAAGACCTGGTGTTTTGCGCTGGCCGGCTGCGTCGGCTACCGGGGCTATTTCAGTGAACCGGATGCCCGGGCCGAGGCCGCGCAACTCGCCGCCCAGGGCTTTGAAACCAGCGTTCATGGGGTGCCGGCCTATTCCACGCTGGGCTGGATGAACTGGGCCGGCGGCGACCCGCTGCTGAGCACCTTCATCCGCTACCCCGAGGGCGAGCTGGCGCGACTGGTGTTTCACGAACTCGCGCACCAGGTGGCTTATGCGCAGGACGACACGGTGTTCAACGAGTCGTTTGCGACGGCCGTCGAGCGGCTGGGCGTGCAGCGCTGGCTGGATGCGCGGAGCAGCCAGAGCACCGATGAAGCCCGCCAGGCCTATGCGGCGTTTGACGCACGGCGCCAGCAGTTCCGGGCACTGGCGCAGGCCACACGCCGGGAATTGACCGCCATTTATGAACCAAACAAGGCTTTAGTGCACGTCCCACCTGCGCAAGCAGCTCTTAAAATGATAGCAATGCAGAATTTTCGTGAGCGCTATGCGCAGCTCAAGGCGTCATGGGACGGTTATGCCGGCTACGACCCGTGGGTGGCGCGCGCCAACAATGCGTCGTTTGGCGCGCAGGCAGCCTATGACGAACTGGTGCCCGGTTTTGAAGCCCTGTTCGAGCGCGAAGGACGTGACTGGCCACGGTTTTACGGCGCCGTCAAACGGCTGGCCGGCATGCCCAAGAGCGAGCGGCACGCCCTCCTGGAGATCAATCACGGGCCGGCAATTGCCGGGATGGCGGCAGCCCACGCCGGGCAGTAA
- a CDS encoding LysR family transcriptional regulator — MSYNLARFDLVSIRLAVACAQTGSLTAAARDSHLALGAASRRIRELEAALGDALFERHARGLLPTAAGRVFVKHGLTLLQTMEQLGAELADLRRGTVRHIHLCASSAAISQFLPPLLARYGQLHPQVHIDVEEQVSDAVAATLRERRTDVAVFVEGPDTSGLDTRLFRHDELVLVLPAGHRLAALTTPLAFADALDEEWISLTAGAAMLQQQQQSALAAHRPFKLRMQVRSFDAVCHMVASGLGIAILPKAACLPIVKAMKISWRPLADPWAQRRLLVACALGQLDAGILSLVDFLVEPSQNANARTAKQQ; from the coding sequence GTGAGCTACAACCTTGCCCGGTTTGACCTGGTGTCGATTCGCCTGGCCGTGGCCTGCGCGCAGACCGGCAGCCTGACGGCCGCCGCGCGGGACTCGCACCTGGCGCTGGGCGCGGCCAGCCGGCGAATTCGCGAGCTGGAAGCTGCGCTGGGCGACGCCCTGTTTGAACGCCATGCGCGCGGCCTGCTGCCGACCGCCGCCGGGCGCGTCTTCGTCAAGCACGGCTTGACGCTGCTGCAGACCATGGAGCAGTTGGGCGCCGAGCTGGCCGACCTGCGCCGGGGCACCGTGCGCCACATCCACCTGTGCGCCAGCAGCGCGGCCATTAGCCAGTTCCTGCCGCCCTTGCTGGCGCGCTATGGCCAGCTGCATCCGCAGGTGCATATCGACGTGGAAGAGCAGGTGTCCGACGCCGTGGCCGCCACGCTGCGTGAGAGGCGCACCGATGTCGCCGTGTTTGTCGAGGGACCGGACACCAGCGGGCTGGACACGCGGCTGTTTCGCCATGACGAGCTGGTGCTGGTGCTGCCCGCCGGACACCGGCTGGCCGCCTTGACAACGCCGCTGGCCTTTGCCGATGCGCTGGACGAGGAATGGATCAGCCTGACGGCCGGCGCGGCGATGCTGCAACAGCAGCAGCAGTCGGCCCTGGCCGCTCACCGGCCGTTCAAGCTGCGCATGCAGGTGCGCAGCTTTGATGCCGTCTGCCACATGGTGGCCTCGGGCCTGGGCATTGCCATCTTGCCCAAGGCGGCCTGCCTGCCCATCGTCAAGGCCATGAAGATCAGCTGGCGCCCACTGGCCGATCCGTGGGCGCAACGCCGCCTGCTGGTGGCCTGCGCGCTGGGCCAGCTTGACGCGGGCATTTTGTCGCTGGTGGATTTCCTGGTCGAGCCTTCGCAAAATGCGAACGCCCGCACGGCCAAACAGCAATAG
- a CDS encoding PAS domain-containing sensor histidine kinase yields the protein MMPEDKPMQASITASLLAGVLESAMDAIITVDAQQNIVLFNHAAEKMFGWSRQEVMQQPLDKLIPGRFRHAHARHLAQFGATGATVRSMADSLVPIYGLRANGQEFAVDVSISRVDTPEGKLFTAMVRDITGRKLAGQALVDSEQRYAALFASAPVPMWVIDRASRKFLTVNQAAIEGYGHSAGEFLSMTLPDIHADAERSCLPYYLADAAQKRQGSCQHRRKDGSLFNADIVVRPIQYAGQEALFMVALDMSAQVKAEKEVQDHLFTLQRAADAAQAITWHLTLDGMMQELAEQARGVIGAHQAVVSLAAERKGGPGAHALSLSGEYAQYRDQPLLTHGFGIYAKGCHGTRPVRMAQTELQEHADWCRVGNHADRERMLNGWLAVPLTGRDGQPIGLLQLSDKYEGEFIQQDEYVATELAQLASIAIVNVRLLHEVSQLNTGLEKKVAERTLALARQEALFRALAEQAPQVIWTLDPNGDATYFNQAWFDLVGGSLRDWSGKQWFGAVHPDDLPDTKANWQLAQANQHSFSGLRRLLCKDGSVHTMAYRASPVRGEKGVAAFWVGIDADVTEIKHIEAALRLSNQELEAFSYSVSHDLRAPLSTINGFGSLLAKQLAGDGNDKMRHYVSRIQQGVAQMGQLIEDLLSLAQVARTQVRNEPVDLSEMALGILDAWRARQPEREVNVQIENDLQAYGDKPLLRVVMENLLGNAWKFSAHQPQATISVGQQVDAAGLPVFFVRDNGAGFDMAHAEKLFLPFERLHAASEFAGTGVGLATVSRVINRHGGKLWAEAAPGLGATFFFTLHG from the coding sequence ATGATGCCCGAAGACAAACCCATGCAGGCGTCCATCACCGCCTCGCTTCTGGCTGGCGTGCTGGAGTCCGCCATGGATGCCATCATCACGGTGGATGCGCAGCAAAACATCGTGCTGTTCAACCACGCGGCCGAAAAAATGTTCGGCTGGAGCCGGCAGGAGGTCATGCAGCAGCCGCTCGACAAGCTGATTCCAGGGCGCTTTCGCCACGCCCATGCCCGGCATCTTGCGCAGTTCGGCGCCACGGGAGCGACGGTGCGGAGCATGGCGGACTCCCTCGTCCCTATCTACGGGCTGCGCGCCAACGGGCAGGAGTTTGCGGTTGACGTTTCCATCTCGCGGGTGGATACGCCCGAAGGCAAGCTGTTTACCGCCATGGTGCGGGACATCACCGGGCGCAAGCTGGCCGGACAGGCCCTGGTGGACAGCGAGCAGCGCTATGCGGCCCTGTTTGCGTCGGCGCCGGTGCCGATGTGGGTGATTGACCGCGCGAGCCGAAAATTCCTGACCGTCAACCAGGCCGCCATCGAAGGCTATGGCCATTCGGCCGGCGAGTTCCTGTCGATGACGCTGCCGGACATTCATGCCGACGCCGAACGCAGCTGTTTGCCCTATTACCTGGCTGACGCCGCGCAGAAGCGACAGGGTTCGTGCCAGCATCGCCGCAAGGACGGCTCGCTTTTCAATGCCGATATCGTGGTCCGGCCGATTCAGTACGCCGGCCAGGAAGCTCTTTTCATGGTGGCGCTGGACATGAGCGCCCAGGTCAAGGCTGAAAAAGAGGTGCAGGACCATTTGTTCACCTTGCAGCGCGCCGCCGATGCGGCCCAGGCCATCACCTGGCACCTGACGCTGGACGGCATGATGCAGGAATTGGCGGAGCAGGCGCGCGGTGTGATCGGCGCGCATCAGGCGGTGGTCAGCCTGGCCGCTGAACGTAAAGGCGGGCCGGGCGCTCATGCGCTGTCGCTGTCCGGCGAGTATGCGCAGTACCGCGACCAGCCGCTCTTGACCCACGGTTTCGGGATCTACGCCAAAGGCTGCCACGGCACGCGCCCGGTGCGCATGGCGCAAACCGAGTTGCAGGAGCACGCGGACTGGTGCCGCGTGGGCAACCATGCCGACCGGGAGCGCATGCTCAATGGCTGGCTGGCGGTGCCGCTGACTGGACGCGATGGCCAGCCCATCGGGCTGCTGCAGCTGTCGGACAAATACGAGGGTGAATTCATCCAGCAGGACGAGTATGTCGCGACCGAGCTGGCGCAACTGGCGTCGATTGCCATTGTCAACGTCCGCTTGCTGCATGAGGTCAGCCAGCTCAATACCGGGCTGGAGAAAAAAGTGGCCGAGCGCACGCTGGCGCTGGCGCGCCAGGAGGCCTTGTTCCGCGCACTGGCCGAGCAGGCGCCGCAAGTCATCTGGACTTTGGACCCGAACGGCGACGCGACCTATTTCAACCAGGCCTGGTTTGACCTGGTCGGCGGCAGCCTGCGGGACTGGAGCGGCAAGCAGTGGTTTGGCGCCGTTCATCCCGATGACTTGCCCGACACCAAGGCCAACTGGCAGCTTGCCCAGGCCAACCAGCATTCCTTCTCCGGTCTCCGGCGCCTCTTGTGCAAGGATGGCAGCGTCCACACCATGGCTTACCGGGCCTCGCCCGTGCGCGGCGAAAAGGGCGTGGCGGCCTTCTGGGTCGGCATTGATGCGGATGTGACCGAGATCAAGCACATCGAGGCCGCCTTGCGCCTGTCGAACCAGGAGCTTGAAGCCTTTTCCTATTCGGTGTCGCACGATCTGCGCGCGCCGCTCAGCACCATCAATGGCTTTGGCAGCCTGCTGGCCAAGCAGCTGGCGGGCGATGGAAACGACAAGATGCGGCACTACGTGAGCCGCATACAGCAAGGCGTGGCGCAAATGGGCCAGTTGATTGAAGACCTGTTGTCACTCGCGCAGGTGGCGCGCACGCAGGTGCGCAACGAGCCGGTCGATCTGTCGGAAATGGCGCTCGGCATTCTGGACGCGTGGCGCGCCCGCCAGCCCGAGCGCGAGGTGAATGTGCAGATTGAAAATGACCTGCAAGCCTACGGCGACAAGCCGCTGCTCAGGGTGGTGATGGAAAACCTGCTGGGCAATGCCTGGAAGTTCAGCGCGCACCAGCCACAGGCCACGATCAGCGTCGGCCAGCAAGTCGATGCCGCGGGGTTGCCGGTATTTTTCGTGCGTGACAACGGGGCTGGATTCGACATGGCGCATGCCGAAAAGCTGTTTCTTCCGTTCGAGCGCTTGCACGCGGCTTCGGAGTTTGCGGGAACGGGCGTCGGGCTGGCCACCGTCAGCCGCGTGATCAACCGGCACGGCGGCAAGCTGTGGGCAGAGGCCGCACCCGGGCTTGGCGCGACTTTTTTCTTCACGCTTCACGGCTAG
- a CDS encoding lysylphosphatidylglycerol synthase transmembrane domain-containing protein, protein MKPDSGARKTGAPPVRLPVKQLLLVLGAVATLYAAALLVWGDSPRTSIVRLWSLTGLQAAGLCLLNYGLRGLRWRLWMAHHGRHFGLLQGLRLYLAGYAFTPTPGNVGEAARGLMLAHRPLGARQSLAIFGAERLADLLCLLLLCLPAAVWAWEQGVLQRAPAWLTGLLLAGALAALLAAGALLRFRHALLGRFGWLRDAWACLSVRPLVWFSLSLAAWAAQGVAVWLICRDMGLSLGLPTATGFYAVAMVGGALSALPAGLGGTEALLTGLLVLHGAGAGDALGMTVMIRLLTLWLAVAIGVLALLYSAAIAREISFR, encoded by the coding sequence TTGAAGCCCGACAGCGGCGCACGCAAAACGGGCGCGCCACCCGTCAGGCTGCCCGTCAAGCAACTGCTGCTGGTGCTGGGCGCGGTGGCCACGCTGTATGCGGCGGCGCTGCTGGTCTGGGGCGACAGCCCGCGCACGTCCATCGTGCGCCTGTGGTCGTTGACGGGTTTGCAGGCCGCAGGCCTGTGCCTGCTGAACTACGGGCTGCGCGGCCTGCGCTGGCGCTTGTGGATGGCGCACCACGGACGGCATTTTGGCCTGCTGCAAGGCCTTCGCCTGTACCTGGCGGGCTATGCGTTCACGCCCACGCCCGGCAATGTCGGCGAGGCGGCCCGGGGCCTGATGCTGGCGCACCGGCCTTTGGGCGCCCGGCAAAGCCTGGCGATTTTTGGCGCCGAGCGGCTGGCCGACCTGCTGTGCCTGCTGCTGCTGTGCCTGCCTGCCGCCGTTTGGGCCTGGGAGCAGGGTGTGCTGCAGCGGGCGCCGGCCTGGCTGACGGGCCTGCTGCTGGCCGGCGCCCTGGCGGCGCTGCTGGCGGCGGGCGCGCTGCTCAGGTTCCGGCATGCCTTGCTCGGGCGTTTTGGCTGGCTGCGTGATGCCTGGGCCTGCCTGAGCGTGCGGCCGCTGGTCTGGTTTAGCCTGAGCCTGGCTGCCTGGGCCGCGCAGGGCGTGGCGGTCTGGCTGATCTGCCGCGACATGGGCCTTTCGCTGGGGCTGCCGACGGCCACCGGCTTTTATGCCGTGGCCATGGTGGGCGGCGCCCTGTCGGCCTTGCCGGCGGGCCTGGGCGGCACCGAAGCGCTGCTGACCGGCTTGCTGGTGCTGCACGGCGCTGGCGCCGGTGACGCTTTGGGCATGACCGTGATGATCCGGCTGCTGACGCTGTGGCTGGCCGTGGCGATTGGCGTGCTGGCCTTGCTTTATAGTGCGGCCATCGCCCGGGAAATCAGCTTTCGCTAG
- a CDS encoding UbiA prenyltransferase family protein — protein sequence MSSFSSSLLALVRLTRPHQWVKNVFVFAGLVFSQSWGNALLDLRVLQAFAAFCCASGLVYILNDWHDRASDALHPVKRNRPLASGAVTPGSALGLAAALLAAGMFLAAGNRTLLLLLALYVALNIAYSWRLKQVPVVDVSIIAAGFMLRLLAGTVAVGIPPSRWLLLTGIFMTLYLGFCKRKAESFQDEASQRAVMAHYPTALLDTFIATTMTATLTTYSLFATSPEAQLQHSERLLYTVPVVIFGLLRYTYQVHRGRGEDVARDLLRDAWLLGAGALWLAIFLSHRF from the coding sequence ATGTCTTCCTTTTCTTCAAGCCTGCTCGCGCTGGTTCGCCTCACGAGGCCGCACCAGTGGGTTAAAAACGTGTTTGTGTTTGCCGGCCTGGTGTTCAGCCAGAGTTGGGGAAACGCCTTGCTCGACCTGCGGGTGCTGCAGGCCTTTGCCGCATTTTGCTGCGCCTCCGGCCTGGTGTACATCCTGAATGACTGGCATGACCGCGCCAGCGATGCGCTGCATCCGGTCAAGCGCAACAGGCCGCTGGCCAGCGGCGCGGTCACGCCGGGCTCGGCGCTGGGGCTGGCGGCCGCGCTGCTGGCGGCCGGCATGTTCCTGGCGGCGGGCAACCGCACGCTGCTGCTGCTGCTGGCGCTGTATGTGGCGCTCAATATTGCGTATTCATGGCGGCTCAAGCAGGTGCCGGTGGTCGATGTGTCCATCATTGCCGCAGGCTTCATGCTCAGGCTGCTGGCCGGCACGGTGGCGGTCGGGATTCCGCCCTCGCGCTGGCTGCTGCTGACCGGTATTTTCATGACGCTGTACCTCGGATTTTGCAAGCGCAAGGCCGAAAGCTTCCAGGACGAAGCCAGCCAGCGGGCGGTCATGGCGCACTACCCGACGGCCTTGCTCGACACCTTCATCGCCACCACCATGACCGCCACGCTGACCACCTACAGCCTGTTTGCCACCAGCCCGGAGGCGCAGCTGCAGCACAGCGAGCGCCTGCTCTACACCGTGCCGGTCGTCATTTTCGGGCTGCTGCGCTACACCTACCAGGTGCATCGCGGCCGGGGCGAAGACGTGGCGCGCGACCTGCTGCGCGATGCCTGGCTGCTGGGGGCCGGCGCGCTGTGGCTGGCCATCTTCCTGAGCCACCGGTTTTGA
- a CDS encoding polyhydroxyalkanoic acid system family protein: MADIHLEREHALGLQEARRIAVQWAEQVEVEFGMECTYEKGHAGDLVSFSRSGVHGTLAVTKNNFEIDARLGFLAGAFKDRIEAEIVKHLDALITARPAARKAAAPNKTA; encoded by the coding sequence ATGGCCGACATCCACCTTGAACGCGAACATGCCCTGGGACTGCAGGAGGCGCGCAGGATCGCCGTTCAATGGGCCGAACAGGTCGAAGTCGAATTCGGCATGGAATGCACCTACGAGAAAGGCCATGCCGGCGACCTCGTCAGCTTCAGCCGCAGCGGCGTTCACGGCACCCTGGCGGTGACGAAAAATAATTTCGAGATCGACGCCAGGCTTGGCTTTCTGGCGGGCGCTTTCAAGGACCGGATAGAAGCCGAGATTGTCAAACACCTCGATGCCCTGATCACGGCGCGCCCTGCAGCCCGCAAGGCTGCGGCCCCCAATAAAACCGCCTGA
- a CDS encoding ArnT family glycosyltransferase — MSQNPVSAFSPQASSAALSRWLLGAGLASLLLRLWIALSFPISGDEAFFYWWGVYPDWGYSDHPPMVGWLIALTRATLGDSTLAIRLPAVLLPLSLGAALWWALGPLDRVRAAWAVLFFWLAPLNWLYVIITTDTPLIFWSVLSVAALMRAEQRAQFDRAAYGLYALSGVFLGCAFLSKYFSVVLGLTYLVYFLLYRRERLAGLALLVACALPGAAINIAYNLSHGWSNIMFNVYNRNQDATFEWRKPLMYVGMMAYLITPVALWLAVKHRQALVATAKSHRLLACLVVVPLLFFTLLSAKKVIGLHWVLSFYPFGFAYLAFALPADRLKACAKGLALFAGLHVLVVVGLYMTTLDTWRSAKIYPQIVRSIKTADILRQASSPDTVLMADSYTAASIYGFERRQYMPVFGVGKFHARQDDMLVDFSLYQGKTVRIITPDTPELEAFKPYFDRVTVLDFMQDGVPFHVVEGTGFNYPAYRAGVLGVAFKQFYNIPAWLPMTGCPFCERYCGQVRCPR, encoded by the coding sequence ATGTCCCAGAACCCCGTTTCCGCTTTTTCCCCGCAAGCATCTTCCGCCGCGCTGAGCCGCTGGCTGCTGGGCGCCGGGCTGGCTTCGCTGCTGCTGCGCCTGTGGATCGCACTGAGCTTTCCGATCTCGGGCGACGAGGCTTTTTTTTACTGGTGGGGCGTGTACCCGGACTGGGGCTACTCCGACCATCCGCCTATGGTGGGCTGGCTGATTGCCTTGACGCGCGCCACTTTAGGCGACAGCACGCTGGCGATTCGCCTGCCGGCGGTGTTGCTGCCGCTTAGCCTGGGCGCGGCGCTGTGGTGGGCGCTGGGGCCGCTGGACCGGGTGCGCGCGGCCTGGGCGGTGCTGTTTTTCTGGCTCGCGCCGCTGAACTGGCTCTACGTCATCATCACCACCGACACGCCGCTGATTTTCTGGTCGGTGCTGTCGGTGGCCGCGCTGATGCGGGCCGAGCAGCGCGCGCAATTTGACCGTGCGGCTTATGGGCTGTATGCCTTGTCGGGTGTGTTCCTGGGCTGTGCCTTCCTGTCGAAGTATTTCTCGGTGGTGCTGGGGCTGACCTACCTGGTGTATTTTTTGCTGTACCGGCGCGAGCGGCTGGCGGGCCTGGCCCTGCTGGTGGCCTGCGCCTTGCCCGGCGCGGCCATCAACATCGCCTACAACCTGTCGCACGGCTGGTCGAACATCATGTTCAACGTGTACAACCGCAATCAGGATGCGACGTTTGAATGGCGCAAGCCGCTGATGTATGTCGGCATGATGGCCTACCTCATCACGCCGGTGGCGCTCTGGCTGGCCGTGAAGCACCGCCAGGCGCTGGTGGCCACTGCGAAATCCCACCGCCTGCTGGCCTGCCTGGTGGTCGTGCCGCTGCTGTTTTTCACGCTGCTGTCGGCCAAAAAGGTGATCGGGCTGCACTGGGTGCTGTCGTTTTACCCTTTCGGTTTTGCCTACCTGGCGTTTGCCCTGCCGGCCGACAGGCTCAAGGCCTGTGCCAAGGGACTGGCGCTGTTTGCCGGCCTGCATGTACTGGTGGTCGTCGGGCTGTACATGACGACGCTGGACACCTGGCGCAGCGCCAAGATTTATCCGCAAATCGTCCGCAGCATCAAGACCGCCGACATCCTGCGCCAGGCCAGCAGCCCGGACACGGTGCTGATGGCCGACTCCTACACGGCCGCGTCGATCTACGGTTTCGAGCGCCGCCAGTACATGCCGGTGTTCGGCGTCGGCAAGTTCCATGCGCGGCAGGACGACATGCTGGTGGATTTTTCGCTGTACCAGGGCAAGACCGTGCGCATCATCACGCCGGACACGCCCGAGCTGGAAGCCTTCAAGCCTTACTTTGACCGCGTCACCGTGCTCGATTTCATGCAGGATGGCGTGCCGTTCCATGTGGTGGAAGGCACGGGCTTCAACTACCCGGCTTACCGCGCGGGCGTGCTGGGCGTGGCGTTCAAGCAGTTCTACAACATTCCGGCCTGGCTGCCGATGACCGGCTGCCCGTTCTGCGAACGCTACTGCGGGCAGGTGCGCTGCCCCCGGTGA
- a CDS encoding tetratricopeptide repeat protein, translating into MAEWNPFPHPGAYAFDAASLKKNWARLHRGDCEPCPKDAAVLQAWVLFHNGEFQKAAEAGLNAGGAGITVANKATCIYANYLENREKTKLDLFLQAAERAGEQQASEPKNANAWYWQAYALGRYSQGISVAKALAQGLGSKVKAALEQTIKLSPQHADAHIALATFHAEVIDKVGSLIGSMTYGAKKDTGLALYREALALNPGSAIAMTEYANGLVMLEGDKRMKEATRLYEQAAASEPMDATERLDVEMARVELQD; encoded by the coding sequence ATGGCCGAATGGAACCCTTTTCCCCACCCCGGCGCCTATGCCTTTGATGCCGCCAGCCTGAAGAAGAACTGGGCGCGGCTGCACCGGGGCGACTGCGAACCTTGCCCCAAAGACGCTGCGGTGCTGCAGGCCTGGGTGCTGTTTCACAACGGCGAGTTCCAGAAAGCGGCCGAAGCCGGCCTGAATGCCGGCGGCGCGGGCATCACGGTGGCCAACAAGGCCACCTGTATTTATGCCAATTACCTGGAAAACAGGGAAAAAACCAAACTCGACCTGTTTCTGCAGGCCGCTGAACGGGCCGGGGAGCAACAGGCGAGCGAGCCGAAAAACGCCAATGCCTGGTACTGGCAGGCCTATGCCCTCGGGCGCTACAGCCAGGGCATCAGCGTGGCCAAAGCCCTGGCGCAGGGCTTGGGCAGCAAGGTCAAGGCGGCGCTGGAGCAGACCATCAAACTATCGCCCCAGCATGCCGATGCGCACATTGCGCTGGCCACCTTTCATGCCGAGGTGATCGACAAGGTGGGCTCGCTGATCGGCAGCATGACCTATGGCGCAAAAAAAGACACCGGCCTGGCGCTGTACCGGGAAGCGCTGGCGCTCAATCCCGGCTCGGCGATTGCCATGACCGAATACGCCAACGGCCTGGTCATGCTCGAAGGCGACAAGCGCATGAAGGAAGCCACCCGGCTTTACGAACAGGCGGCGGCGTCCGAGCCCATGGATGCGACGGAACGGCTGGACGTGGAGATGGCCCGGGTGGAACTGCAGGACTGA